In Dasypus novemcinctus isolate mDasNov1 chromosome 10, mDasNov1.1.hap2, whole genome shotgun sequence, one DNA window encodes the following:
- the LOC101420062 gene encoding zinc finger BED domain-containing protein 5 isoform X3: MIAHLLCILSYNFNTFVILNVYSKLTMFCTTNSLPMDLLLKEGSLKQEVESFCYQIVSESNDQKVGIIQSENEQLQPSVSKRSEDELSRVKFMSNPNKITTFSKKPKRRKYDESYLSFGFTYFGNRDAPHAQCVLCKKILSNSSLAPSKLRRHLETKHAAYKDKDISFFKQHLDSPENSKPPTPKIVNTDNESATEASYNVSYHIALSGEAHTIGELLIKPCAKDVVMRMFDEQYSKKIDAVQLSNSTVARRIKDLAADIEEELVCRLKICDGFSLQLDESADVSGLAVLLVFVRYRFNKSIEEDLLLCESLQSNATGEEIFNCINSFMQKHEVRWEKCVDVCSDASRAMDGKIADAVTLIKYVAPESTSSHCLLYRHALAVKIMPTSLKNVLDQAVQIINYIKARPHQSRLLKILCEEMGAQHTALFLNTEVRWLSRGKVLVRLFELRRELLVFMDSAFRLSDCLTNSSWLLRLAYLADVFTKLNEVNLSMQGKNVTVFTVFDKMSSLLRKLEFWASSVEEENFDCFPTLSDFLTEINSSVDKDICSAIVQHLRGLRSTLLKYFPVTNDNNTWVRNPFTVTVKPASLVARDYESLIDLTSDSQVKQNFSELSLNDFWSSLIQEYPSIARRAVRVLLPFATMHLCETGFSYYAATKTKYRKRLDAAPHMRIRLSNITPNIKRICDKKTQKHCSH; this comes from the coding sequence ATGATTGCTCACCTTCTATGTATCCTGTCTTATAATTTCAACACATTTGTGATACTCAATGTTTATTCTAAATTAACCATGTTTTGTACCACAAACTCATTGCCCATGGATCTCTTGCTGAAAGAAGGAAGTCTTAAACAAGAAGTAGAATCTTTCTGTTATCAAATTGTGTCTGAATCAAATGATCAAAAGGTTGGAATAATACAAAGTGAAAATGAACAGTTGCAGCCTTCAGTTTCTAAAAGATCAGAAGATGAGCTCTCTAGGGTCAAATTTATGTCCAATCCCAACAAAATAACAACATTTAGTAAGaaaccaaaaagaagaaaatatgatgaAAGTTATTTGTCTTTTGGATTTACTTACTTTGGAAATAGAGATGCACCTCACGCTCAATGTGTGTTATGTAAAAAGATTTTATCAAATAGCTCTTTAGCCCCTAGTAAGCTTCGAAGACATTTGGAAACTAAACATGCTGCATATAAAGACAAAGACATAAGCTTTTTCAAGCAACATCTTGATTCACCTGAAAATAGTAAACCCCCAACACCTAAAATTGTCAATACGGATAATGAAAGTGCGACAGAGGCATCATACAATGTAAGTTACCATATAGCACTGAGTGGAGAGGCTCATACCATTGGAGAATTGCTTATCAAGCCTTGTGCAAAAGATGTAGTAATGCGGATGTTTGATGAACAATATAGTAAAAAAATAGACGCGGTACAGCTGTCAAACAGTACTGTTGCACGTCGAATTAAGGATCTGGCTGCTGACATCGAAGAAGAGCTTGTTTGCAGACTGAAGATTTGTGATGGGTTTTCACTGCAACTAGATGAATCAGCTGATGTTTCAGGACTTGCTGTACTGCTTGTGTTTGTTCGCTACAGGTTTAATAAGTCTATTGAGGAGGACTTACTCTTATGTGAATCTTTGCAAAGTAATGCTACTGGTGAAGAAATATTCAACTGCATCAATAGTTTCATGCAGAAACATGAAGTCAGATGGGAAAAATGTGTTGATGTTTGTAGTGATGCTTCTAGGGCAATGGATGGAAAAATTGCTGATGCTGTCACCCTGATAAAATATGTGGCACCCGAAAGCACCAGTAGTCACTGCCTATTATATAGACATGCACTAGCAGTTAAAATAATGCCCACATCTCTGAAAAATGTGCTAGATCAAGCAGTACaaataattaattatattaaagcTCGACCACATCAATCTAGGCTACTAAAAATTTTATGTGAAGAAATGGGTGCTCAGCACACAGCACTTTTTCTCAATACAGAAGTGAGGTGGCTTTCACGAGGTAAAGTTCTTGTAAGACTTTTTGAGCTTCGTCGTGAACTCTTGGTTTTCATGGATTCTGCTTTTCGACTGTCTGATTGTTTAACAAATTCATCTTGGCTACTAAGACTTGCATATCTTGCAGATGTTTTCACTAAATTAAATGAGGTTAATCTGTCAATGCAAGGGAAGAATGTGACGGTTTTTACAGTATTTGATAAAATGTCATCATTGTTAAGAAAGTTGGAATTTTGGGCCTCTTCTGTGGAAGAAGAAAACTTTGATTGTTTTCCTACACTCAGTGACTTTTTGACTGAAATTAATTCTTCAGTTGATAAAGATATTTGCAGTGCGATTGTGCAACACCTAAGGGGTTTGCGTTCTACtctgttaaaatattttcctgtaaCAAATGACAATAATACTTGGGTTAGAAATCCATTTACAGTAACTGTCAAACCAGCCTCATTAGTAGCACGGGACTATGAGAGCCTGATTGACTTAACATCTGATTCTCAAGTGAAACAAAATTTCAGTGAACTTTCTCTAAATGATTTTTGGAGTAGCTTAATTCAAGAGTATCCAAGCATTGCAAGGCGTGCAGTTCGAGTACTTCTTCCTTTTGCTACAATGCACCTGTGTGAAACAGGGTTTTCGTATTATgctgcaacaaaaacaaaatacaggaAAAGACTTGATGCTGCACCTCATATGCGGATCCGATTGAGCAACATTACACCGAATATTAAGCGGATATGTgataaaaagacacaaaaacacTGTTCTCATTAA